tttttcataGCTTGTGTACTAATCAGATGACAGACTGCAGTTTCCGAAAAACTTTTTCACGTAAACTCCTCGTGTAGTGGAGTTGGAATACAAAATGTCAAGAGAATATTCAGTGAGTTCATTTACTTAACAAGTTTTACTTCAGACATTGCTTTAATCAAAAGTGTCGTTTTCAGTTGTCACTTGTAGCTTGCCTGCTTTACGTTTTAAGGAGAACAGGCCGCCAGGATTagcaaagaacaaaacaatttatttttcttaacttCCTTTGATAGTTCCGCTTTCTTGTCGACTGATAACACCATTTTTTTTACCGAGTTAACCTTGCTAGTGATGCTTCCTTGATGCAGTAGAGTTTTAAAATTTGCACAAGCAAGTGCAAGAAAAATCACTAGTTTTTAAATTAGTTCAATGTAACATTTAACGCTATGCTTTTCAATTTGATGAGCCCACACTGTGAAGTGATTTGCTAACTCCTTTTGTTGTTTGTACAACAGTTCAGTTAATTAAAATTACACGATCCTTCATTAAACTTGCCGAACAAAGGAATTTATATCCAATGGACTAAGAAAATTGTAATTAAGAGCACTGCTTAGAACTAAACTAAGGGTTCTCGCTTAAAATGGATCACGAATCATTAATTGATCCTTCCAATAAACTTCCAACTGTGGTTTGTGCAGCTTCTATGCGAAGCAGCCACGTTTCTGTTGCTCCCAAACAGGGGCTTTTTACGAGTAATACCATTTACACTATCGAGGAACCAAAGAACAAACTTTCAAAGCGCGCTAAGGCAAAACAATGTCGGACAATACACAAAACACTATCAGAAATTCAAGAGGAAAGCTATGTTCTTCGGAGAGAAAATCACAAGTTGGACAGGGCTCTGAAAGAAGCGACAGAAAAGACCGAAGCTTTTGGCCACCAAAATGAAGAATTACAAAAAGAGTTGTATCTGCTTAGACAGAATGCAGATTGGGGAAAAATTATTCGTGGAAAAGATGAAGAAGTCAAAAAACTGAACGGGTTTATCCGAAAGATGTCATTTGACAAAGCTGAAGCGTTGAATAGCAAATCAATGGCTGAGCAGACAGTTGGAAAATTGAAGTCAAAACTACGAAATAAGAGCGAAGAAGTGAAACAAGCGAAAGAGATGGAAAGAATCCAGAGTAAGGAAAGGATTCTTGTTGAAACAGAAAAGCTGCGGAGCGAGCGAGACAATGCAGTGGCAAATCTGAATCATCTTGAAGCTTTGGTTACGAAACTTCGCCAAGAAAGAAGCAGTTTTGCTAAAGTCAAcgaagagagaaaaatggcaattCAAGAATTGCAGAAGCGACTTTCAACTAAGGACAAACAAGTGGCAGAACTTCGTAAACAACTTGCTATGTCTCgccttttcaaaaaataacttaGGTATCAAAAACAACGATGCAGAAAAAGGTAAATTATAAGGAAGCTTACTCAGAAATGTATTGCCGAAGTTTGGTCAGCCAAATAGCCATTGCTTTAAAACGAGCGCAGTCACATGATATGCTTACTTCATCCTAAAATAAACCGCCAACAAGTTGGCTCAAGGCAATCTTATTGGTTAGGTAAGTAAATCAATATTTTGCGGTGTTCAATGAGCCCTTTCTTTAATCACCATTATTGACATAACCGTAAATATATTTAGAAAGAAATTACTTATAATGGAGCTGAAAATACGAATTCGTAATAATGATTGTCCAATGATGTAACTTTGCATTTTCCCAAGCCATGTGATGGAACAATATCATCATGCACAAATTTCTTGAAGAATTTTCTCACCAGCTGCTTCCCAGTTTGCACCAAATTCCAAGCGTGTATACATCGATGGCATCGTCTTTTCCTGTTCTTTGATCCACTTGAGAGCTTGTATTATACGTTTGGAATAGAGTTCCACTAACTTGGAAAAAATCACCTGCAAAAGATTTCGACTTGTTAGATAACAGCTGTTGTTACCTCGTTTGTAAGTTGTTCCCTGAGTTTTCTTTGACTTAAAAGACAAAAGGCGTTTAGGTTGTGCCGAGAGAGGTCACATCGCCACTTGTATCGCCGTTTGGCCTCACACGAGTAAACGTTGTTGCAGCATCGAAAAATGTTAATAGGGAAGTTAAGCAGCCGCGGCGGCTAAGGTAGATAAAACGtcacataaaaataaacagttgcgcaatggtgactattttgcaattattgctttttggtCGCATTCTATGTAGTTGACAAATTAGGCCAAAAATGAACCGGTAAGAGCACCGTAGAATTTAGTATAGAGAATGagagatttactgttgtgtgttcaagttgtcgttaaaaccttaaatttggaaatttcacgttgttgtttagtagactacgtcaaagaatgctactaaagtgcgtgccgcacgtgcagcaggattatttttcttcattcaaccaatcacatcattgttttctcgtgttgtcgttgccgtcgtccttgcttaaatTCCTTATTATTACTGTAGTGAGTTATGTACTCTTAACAATTTGTTGCCCGTGCGCAGCTCACATTAGCACttgggagcttaagcaaccacgacgacctACGGTAACAACaaccccacaaattttgcatactTGACAATGAataacagtatttttgcacgctttgcgcgtgcctttttcagcttttgaaattttgaagacgttctcgttctttctacgacgtgaaatgacctgttttgcagttgtgtggacgacgtgagcatatgatgacaaatgttcaattttgtcttcttatgtcccaagcgctggttccaatttaattccaggatagttagaacacatttttcaagcataagggaccgttcattttttacgaggtagggggggcttgtggaattttttgaagtgtcattagaaagttgcatgacccccccagaaactaaattttttcccacgacccccactccaataaaggtaatagtttacgtgacccccctttttccttattttttttagatggcccCCCCTTCAAGGCCGttttttttcggtgacccCCCACAttcccaccagccccccctacctcgtaaaaaatgaacggtccctaatgaccttgaataatttaaaagtaattgcagaaacgcgaagttacattttcagatgacgttctcgcttccgtcgatgtcgtgtttgcttaagctccctaataaaaacaacaaagcacGTGATACCTTTCCTAAGGTGTCTCCGAGCGGAAGTGAAAGGGGCACATCAATGGACAGACGGAACTTTATAAACGCTAGAACCAGTAAGGTTGACAGCAGCCTCTGAACTCCTTCAAATATCCTGGGACCTAAAACAGGTTGACAGATTCAGATTTCATTTACGAGTTATGAGAATAATAGAATAGACGGAGCTCTCACTGATTTACAGACACGCGATTCCACCAATCTGAGGTTTTAGATAGGGAGACAACAGGAAGCAAGAGAGAAACagattaacaaatagattccatgttgccgtgcgtctgttcagtaatagatcacagatgacgtcaaaatgtggtaagaacaaaaaagtggcacacgaggcgcaggcGAATGTGTCACTGaaatattttggacaattttgaaatatgacTCACGGTAtacaagtcatgctattacctatacttaGAGTCATTACCGAACTACTGATTTTTGTCGCCCCTAATCATTTGATATTCTTTAAAAAGTGTGAAAACCCTCCGACAGAATGTCATTTGATACGATCATATGATGAATAATTAGTAGAATACTTGGGAAAACCAAAAATGCAAGCAAATTGATTGCGT
This sequence is a window from Acropora palmata chromosome 6, jaAcrPala1.3, whole genome shotgun sequence. Protein-coding genes within it:
- the LOC141884038 gene encoding uncharacterized protein LOC141884038 — its product is MDHESLIDPSNKLPTVVCAASMRSSHVSVAPKQGLFTSNTIYTIEEPKNKLSKRAKAKQCRTIHKTLSEIQEESYVLRRENHKLDRALKEATEKTEAFGHQNEELQKELYLLRQNADWGKIIRGKDEEVKKLNGFIRKMSFDKAEALNSKSMAEQTVGKLKSKLRNKSEEVKQAKEMERIQSKERILVETEKLRSERDNAVANLNHLEALVTKLRQERSSFAKVNEERKMAIQELQKRLSTKDKQVAELRKQLAMSRLFKK